In the genome of Thiomicrospira aerophila AL3, one region contains:
- a CDS encoding leucyl aminopeptidase, translating to MKKLAIHFSANPNPTDTLVIALYQNELDDPILTQFKVQNLVAPLIAQGDFSGKLAETRTVYSDTPQRVVLVGLGERDKLTVKKALSAQAAVIKALENTGAQHISDASVLHYPASCDQAWSVLQHTQSWQRSFYDYNHPSRGEHSPKQSAITEISYPMDATDKLTQAAQQGQASALGMALTQDLGNLPSNICTPGYLADTATQLAQDYGFKTTILERDDMIAMGMGSFMAVAQGTVTPPKMICLEYWGADSQDAPITLVGKGVTFDTGGISLKPGAAMDEMKYDMCGAATVLGVLKSLGELKPKINVVGVIPATENMPAGNAIKPGDVVTSLSGQTIEILNTDAEGRLILCDALTYAQQTYQPKCVIDMATLTGACIIALGHHVSAVLGNDQTLVDELKAASDYSYDRFWQLPLGEEWDEQLKSNFADMANIGGREGGTITAAQFLARYTKNVAWAHLDIAGTAWQSGANKGASGRPVPALVQFLLSKQA from the coding sequence ATGAAAAAACTGGCGATCCACTTTTCTGCGAACCCGAATCCCACCGACACCTTAGTTATTGCCCTCTATCAAAATGAACTCGACGATCCGATTCTGACTCAATTTAAAGTTCAAAATCTAGTCGCGCCACTCATCGCACAAGGCGATTTTAGTGGCAAGCTTGCTGAAACACGCACTGTCTATAGCGACACCCCCCAGCGTGTAGTATTAGTGGGCTTGGGAGAGCGCGATAAGTTAACCGTTAAAAAAGCACTGAGTGCGCAGGCCGCTGTCATCAAAGCACTCGAAAACACCGGCGCCCAACACATTTCGGATGCTAGCGTATTACATTACCCAGCCAGTTGCGACCAGGCCTGGTCAGTCCTGCAACATACGCAAAGCTGGCAGCGCAGCTTTTATGACTACAACCACCCTAGTCGCGGTGAGCATTCACCCAAACAATCGGCCATCACCGAGATTAGCTATCCAATGGATGCCACAGATAAACTGACCCAAGCGGCTCAGCAAGGTCAAGCCAGTGCGCTAGGCATGGCACTCACCCAAGACCTAGGCAACTTACCAAGTAATATTTGTACGCCAGGTTATCTGGCCGACACCGCCACGCAGCTCGCCCAGGATTATGGTTTTAAGACCACCATTTTAGAACGCGATGACATGATTGCCATGGGCATGGGCTCGTTTATGGCCGTCGCGCAAGGCACCGTCACCCCGCCAAAAATGATTTGCTTGGAATACTGGGGCGCCGATTCGCAAGACGCCCCCATCACACTGGTGGGGAAAGGCGTAACCTTTGATACCGGCGGTATTTCACTCAAACCTGGCGCGGCAATGGATGAAATGAAATATGACATGTGCGGTGCGGCTACCGTATTAGGGGTATTAAAATCACTCGGTGAACTTAAACCAAAAATCAATGTGGTTGGGGTGATTCCGGCGACTGAAAACATGCCAGCAGGTAATGCGATTAAACCTGGCGATGTCGTCACCTCGCTATCCGGTCAAACCATTGAGATTTTAAACACCGATGCTGAAGGCCGTTTGATTTTATGTGACGCACTCACCTATGCGCAACAAACCTATCAACCCAAATGTGTGATTGATATGGCGACCCTAACCGGGGCATGCATTATCGCCCTAGGCCATCATGTTTCAGCCGTATTAGGCAATGATCAGACACTAGTTGATGAACTCAAAGCCGCCAGTGACTACAGCTATGATCGTTTTTGGCAGTTGCCGCTAGGCGAAGAATGGGATGAACAATTAAAGTCTAATTTTGCCGACATGGCCAACATTGGCGGACGCGAAGGCGGCACCATTACCGCGGCACAGTTTTTAGCGCGCTACACCAAAAACGTCGCCTGGGCACATTTAGATATCGCCGGCACCGCTTGGCAATCGGGTGCCAATAAAGGCGCCAGTGGGCGCCCAGTACCGGCTTTAGTGCAATTCTTGCTTTCAAAACAGGCATAA
- a CDS encoding esterase/lipase family protein, whose translation MLLLSLLIFSGCSSIKVHNQDSRDYISQKRGDILTTGKLSSMTVNKLQLAGKTANQCRFNNLPCINALMALDGDFDEQTLAALSELWLQRAIMLSADHELSRYERDAQLDAYLEAARFAYGYLFLTDRSPSQRSFEDRQIQVRDYYNFATQQITLSLFDHYRDSVSITEPDEFEFNLLNWQIKGRLDETRLAAGQRLPDAIQAASSLSLSGLRNEYKLHGLGAGLVAIVNNTEIRLDPRPWSETPFSPLTSLTLFEATDLTSLLRTQTVYLRNFDPYQTTGININGFSLPLEADFTTPYALWLANSKFASQPLLTLVGLDKTLQEPHIFMMQPYDPNRKIIVMLHGLASSPQAWVNLANEILGDPLLRENYQIWQVYYPTNVPLMFNRHAIKYAIEDAVNYFDPNRIYPASTDMVLVGHSMGGVLARLLVSDSPDENWDNWIAQYSLDKTRAKLAEAEFKSLFSFETLPNIGRVIFIASPHQGTPFASKAWVQRISQFVTLPITLIGKTAELVSLLSRPDGQTDITLIRTLNSIDNLREDNPFLKMTTALAITPDLPYHSIIGQEDPNLALGKSNDGLVPYHSAHLAGAQSEKVIIGGHSIQETPEAIIEIRRILTEHIKQSLKHN comes from the coding sequence ATGTTACTACTGAGTTTGTTGATCTTTTCAGGTTGCAGCAGTATCAAAGTACATAATCAAGACAGCCGTGACTATATCAGCCAAAAACGTGGCGATATTTTAACCACAGGCAAACTGAGCAGCATGACAGTCAACAAGCTGCAACTTGCGGGTAAAACAGCAAATCAATGCCGTTTCAATAATCTACCTTGCATTAATGCCTTAATGGCCCTTGATGGCGATTTTGACGAACAAACTTTAGCTGCTCTGTCTGAACTCTGGCTTCAACGTGCCATTATGCTCTCGGCAGACCACGAATTATCACGCTATGAGCGAGACGCGCAACTTGATGCCTATTTAGAAGCCGCGCGCTTTGCCTACGGCTATTTATTTTTAACTGACCGCTCCCCAAGCCAACGTTCTTTTGAAGACCGCCAAATTCAAGTTCGCGACTATTATAATTTTGCCACACAACAGATAACGCTGAGCTTATTCGATCATTATCGCGATTCAGTATCTATCACTGAACCAGATGAGTTTGAATTTAATCTTCTGAACTGGCAGATTAAAGGTCGGCTTGATGAAACCCGTTTAGCCGCTGGACAACGCTTACCTGATGCCATCCAAGCAGCCTCATCGCTTAGCCTTTCTGGTTTACGTAATGAATATAAACTGCACGGATTGGGTGCAGGTTTGGTTGCAATCGTTAACAATACCGAAATTAGACTAGACCCGCGGCCCTGGAGTGAGACACCCTTTTCACCATTAACCAGCCTAACCCTATTTGAAGCAACTGATTTGACTTCACTGCTACGCACTCAAACGGTTTATTTACGTAACTTCGACCCCTATCAAACGACTGGTATTAATATAAATGGCTTCAGCTTGCCGCTTGAAGCCGATTTCACGACCCCCTATGCATTGTGGTTGGCCAATTCAAAATTTGCCTCACAACCCTTACTGACCCTAGTTGGCTTGGACAAGACCTTGCAAGAACCGCATATATTTATGATGCAACCTTACGATCCTAATAGAAAAATTATCGTAATGCTCCATGGTTTAGCAAGTAGCCCACAGGCCTGGGTCAATCTCGCCAATGAAATCTTAGGAGATCCGCTACTTCGCGAAAACTATCAAATTTGGCAAGTTTACTATCCAACCAATGTGCCCTTAATGTTTAATCGCCATGCAATCAAATATGCAATCGAGGATGCAGTTAATTATTTTGATCCAAATCGAATTTACCCTGCATCAACGGACATGGTTTTAGTGGGTCATAGCATGGGTGGCGTCCTAGCCCGTCTGTTGGTTTCAGATTCACCAGATGAAAACTGGGATAACTGGATTGCCCAGTACTCATTAGATAAAACCCGGGCTAAGCTTGCTGAAGCTGAATTTAAATCGCTTTTTAGCTTTGAGACACTACCAAACATAGGTCGCGTTATCTTTATCGCTTCGCCGCATCAAGGCACCCCATTTGCCAGCAAAGCCTGGGTGCAAAGAATCAGTCAATTCGTAACTCTCCCAATTACACTTATCGGCAAAACAGCTGAACTGGTCAGTTTATTAAGCCGCCCTGATGGCCAGACAGACATAACCTTGATCCGCACACTTAATAGTATTGACAACCTCAGAGAAGACAATCCTTTTTTAAAAATGACTACAGCTCTAGCAATAACACCCGACTTGCCTTATCACAGCATCATTGGTCAAGAAGACCCAAACCTTGCCCTTGGAAAATCAAATGATGGACTAGTGCCTTATCACAGTGCGCACCTTGCTGGCGCTCAGTCAGAAAAAGTTATTATTGGCGGCCACAGCATTCAAGAAACGCCTGAAGCTATTATTGAAATACGCCGTATCTTAACCGAGCATATCAAACAGTCACTTAAACACAACTAA
- a CDS encoding response regulator, with the protein MTRKILLVEDEPAYAEMLTKILATKQFDVIHAINREEALNLFEQHSASIFCVLQDLGLPPQASAIEEGLACMTGLLVMQPHLKVIVLTGRDRGEAGAHAIAMGAFDYLEKPIALEGLIVALERAKLFSQSENTLVKEGVIPIKFNAHLDQGLKLSRDHFEAALVRRVLGECEFNIRKAADILGVKREGLYYLLKKHNIEMLREVSDWSET; encoded by the coding sequence GTGACTAGAAAGATTTTATTGGTTGAAGATGAGCCTGCTTATGCTGAGATGTTAACCAAGATTTTGGCGACCAAGCAGTTTGATGTTATTCACGCAATCAATCGGGAAGAAGCATTAAACTTATTTGAGCAGCATTCGGCTAGTATTTTTTGTGTTTTACAAGATTTGGGTTTACCCCCACAAGCGTCCGCTATTGAAGAAGGCTTGGCTTGTATGACCGGTCTTTTAGTCATGCAGCCTCATTTAAAGGTAATTGTGCTGACTGGGCGCGATCGGGGAGAAGCGGGTGCCCATGCCATCGCTATGGGGGCTTTTGACTATCTGGAAAAGCCCATTGCTTTAGAAGGGTTAATTGTTGCTCTAGAGCGTGCAAAATTGTTTAGTCAATCTGAAAACACCCTAGTTAAAGAAGGGGTGATTCCAATAAAGTTTAATGCGCATTTGGATCAGGGGTTAAAACTTTCGCGCGATCATTTTGAGGCTGCGCTAGTGCGACGGGTGCTGGGTGAGTGTGAATTTAATATTAGAAAGGCGGCAGATATTTTAGGGGTTAAGCGCGAAGGTTTATATTATCTACTCAAAAAGCATAATATCGAAATGCTTAGAGAGGTCAGTGACTGGTCGGAAACCTAA
- a CDS encoding DNA polymerase III subunit chi, which yields MSVNPAAEPGLVFYVLESADAHSRERFLAKLLLKIQQQQRRADVRFETQEQAERFNQIAWQQPADRYLGHSLAGTLPSRILLHGPELIKPQQDVLINLHPELYPEFERFQRTIEVLDQSPERIEPGRERWRQYKQQGFTPVVHKIANTD from the coding sequence ATGTCCGTGAACCCTGCAGCAGAACCAGGCCTGGTATTTTATGTGTTAGAGAGTGCCGATGCCCACAGCCGTGAGCGCTTTTTGGCTAAGTTGTTATTGAAAATTCAACAACAACAGCGTCGAGCTGATGTGCGCTTTGAAACACAAGAGCAGGCCGAACGCTTCAATCAGATTGCTTGGCAACAACCGGCAGACCGCTATCTTGGTCATAGCCTTGCCGGTACACTACCTAGCCGCATTCTGCTCCATGGTCCCGAACTCATAAAACCACAACAAGATGTGCTTATAAACCTCCACCCCGAACTCTATCCAGAGTTTGAGCGCTTTCAACGCACGATAGAAGTGTTGGATCAGTCTCCTGAGCGAATCGAACCAGGCCGCGAGCGCTGGCGCCAATACAAACAACAAGGCTTCACCCCTGTTGTACATAAAATTGCGAACACTGATTAG
- a CDS encoding pyridoxal phosphate-dependent aminotransferase gives MALLSDRVQRVKPSLTLVISAKAAELKRAGKAIISLGAGEPDFDTPTHIKAAGIAAIEGGQTRYTAVDGIPELKQAIQAKFKRDNGLDYAADEILVSSGGKQSFYNLCQAVLNDGDEVIIPAPYWVSYPDMALLAGANPIIIETNIEQNFKISAQQLAQAITPNTRMVVINSPSNPTGAIYTADELHAIADVLLAHPNILIASDDMYEHIILGEVGFTNILEVCPALADRTIVLNGVSKAYSMTGWRIGYAGGPKAIIKAMKTVQSQSTSNPCSISQAAAVAALNGDQACIQTMLAAFKERHQFVVQRINQIPGFKCLPADGAFYMFINVSEAVKMKGLANDAELASAILDHAEVAAVPGSGFGSEGHLRISFATSMAQLEEALDRIDQFMRQA, from the coding sequence ATGGCCTTGCTTTCTGATCGTGTGCAACGTGTAAAACCTTCATTAACCCTGGTAATTTCAGCCAAAGCCGCTGAACTCAAACGGGCCGGAAAAGCCATTATAAGCCTTGGCGCCGGCGAACCCGACTTTGATACGCCAACGCACATCAAAGCGGCTGGTATTGCAGCCATTGAAGGCGGACAAACACGCTACACCGCCGTTGATGGTATTCCCGAACTTAAGCAGGCCATTCAAGCTAAGTTCAAGCGTGACAACGGGCTAGATTACGCCGCTGACGAAATTCTCGTATCAAGCGGTGGCAAACAGAGCTTTTATAATCTTTGCCAAGCGGTGCTTAATGATGGCGATGAAGTCATCATTCCTGCGCCTTACTGGGTATCCTACCCGGACATGGCTTTATTAGCTGGCGCAAACCCGATTATTATAGAAACCAATATTGAACAAAATTTTAAAATTAGCGCTCAACAGCTTGCGCAAGCGATTACCCCCAATACGCGTATGGTGGTGATTAACAGCCCCTCTAACCCTACCGGCGCAATTTATACTGCTGATGAATTGCATGCCATAGCAGATGTATTGTTGGCTCACCCGAACATCTTGATTGCCTCTGATGATATGTATGAGCATATTATTTTAGGTGAAGTGGGCTTTACCAATATTTTAGAAGTCTGCCCAGCCTTGGCTGACCGCACTATTGTATTAAATGGCGTGTCTAAAGCCTATTCCATGACCGGTTGGCGGATTGGCTATGCTGGTGGCCCCAAAGCGATTATTAAAGCGATGAAAACCGTCCAATCGCAAAGTACCTCTAACCCCTGCTCGATTTCTCAAGCAGCCGCAGTGGCCGCGCTTAACGGTGACCAGGCCTGCATTCAAACAATGCTAGCCGCATTTAAAGAACGCCATCAGTTTGTGGTGCAACGGATTAATCAAATTCCAGGTTTTAAGTGCTTACCGGCGGATGGCGCTTTTTATATGTTCATCAACGTCAGCGAAGCGGTGAAAATGAAAGGCTTGGCCAATGATGCCGAATTAGCCAGTGCCATTTTAGATCATGCCGAAGTCGCCGCTGTTCCTGGCTCAGGTTTTGGCAGTGAAGGTCATTTACGGATTTCATTTGCAACCAGTATGGCTCAATTGGAAGAGGCACTCGATCGTATCGATCAGTTCATGCGCCAGGCATAA
- a CDS encoding L,D-transpeptidase family protein yields MKTKRGLQVIALIWLVGLQGIVAPKLVAAQTEAAAPSELVFEAPTRQAERLLLEVLHYISEGNMDLALTQVQNLTERHPDYHLAQLIKADLWAFRAGDMALLERVGSLYPITVRRLREEAQVRWQFAHSDESLVENLLHSSVLKVGKQQHLVLINLAKSRLYLYQVDNGHLDLITDYYVSMGTGGAGKEREGDRKTPIGVYHITDFVPGERLADLYGYGALPLNYPNIWDQSLGRTGHGIWLHGTPSDTFSRPPQSSQGCVVLNNEEMGSLVSKFNVSVATPVIIVNQAEDLMFLESERLEVLSEVQHWLASQGEAFNWADVSVYSYPNEAQLYYATFPDVRREGHLIHQYWRRDQEGAWQLVLQSTDPVQIATRLN; encoded by the coding sequence ATGAAGACTAAGCGTGGACTGCAGGTTATTGCTCTTATTTGGCTTGTTGGGTTGCAAGGTATTGTTGCTCCCAAGTTAGTTGCGGCTCAGACGGAGGCAGCTGCGCCTTCAGAACTGGTATTTGAAGCACCCACTCGGCAAGCTGAGCGTCTGTTGCTTGAAGTGTTGCATTATATTAGTGAAGGCAACATGGATCTTGCCTTGACGCAGGTGCAAAATTTAACTGAACGACACCCTGATTATCATTTAGCTCAGCTTATTAAAGCTGATTTGTGGGCGTTTCGAGCAGGGGATATGGCTCTTTTAGAACGTGTAGGTTCACTTTACCCGATTACTGTTAGACGCTTGCGTGAAGAAGCACAAGTGCGTTGGCAATTTGCACATTCCGATGAAAGTTTGGTTGAAAACCTCTTGCATTCATCGGTATTAAAGGTGGGTAAGCAGCAGCATTTAGTCTTGATTAACTTGGCGAAAAGTCGGCTTTATCTTTACCAGGTTGATAATGGTCATTTAGATTTGATTACAGACTATTATGTGTCGATGGGAACCGGTGGTGCGGGGAAAGAGCGTGAAGGTGACCGCAAAACACCGATTGGTGTGTACCATATCACTGATTTTGTGCCTGGTGAACGTTTAGCGGACTTATACGGCTATGGCGCTTTGCCGTTGAACTACCCAAATATTTGGGATCAGTCCCTAGGTCGAACGGGGCATGGTATCTGGTTGCATGGTACGCCAAGCGATACGTTTAGTCGTCCACCCCAATCTAGTCAAGGGTGTGTGGTGCTCAATAATGAAGAAATGGGTAGTTTGGTGTCTAAGTTTAATGTGTCTGTGGCCACTCCGGTTATTATCGTAAATCAGGCGGAAGACTTGATGTTCTTAGAGTCGGAGCGTTTAGAGGTATTAAGTGAGGTGCAGCATTGGTTAGCTAGCCAAGGAGAGGCTTTTAACTGGGCAGATGTCAGTGTTTACAGTTATCCTAATGAGGCACAACTTTATTATGCGACCTTTCCGGATGTTCGCCGAGAAGGTCATTTAATTCATCAGTATTGGCGTCGAGATCAAGAGGGCGCTTGGCAGTTAGTCTTACAGAGTACTGACCCAGTGCAAATTGCGACGCGGCTCAATTAA
- a CDS encoding M14 family zinc carboxypeptidase, which produces MLMKPLLSLVIILLFAQLPTQAQADGKLDQASMLDYCQNWATKLRTITIEGCLALDLQTSHHSSVQGRALTHREFIPASDTRPKARVLIISGVHGDEFSAISIGYLWMQTMLANPEAIAHHWLFLPLANPDGLYRQPSTRTNANNVDLNRNFPTPDWDELAIKFWESHTRRNARRYPGPAAGSEPETQWQIEIIKTFQPDAIISIHAPYGLLDYDGPDFARPDRMGHLKLQQLGTFPGSLGRYAGEHLNIPVLTIELEAAGRLPNQQEIMQIWQDMVDWIDAKLETYEADF; this is translated from the coding sequence ATGCTCATGAAGCCTTTGCTTTCACTGGTGATCATACTGCTCTTTGCTCAACTACCTACCCAAGCGCAAGCTGATGGGAAGTTAGATCAGGCTAGTATGCTCGATTATTGTCAAAACTGGGCCACTAAACTAAGAACCATTACCATCGAAGGGTGTTTAGCACTTGATTTACAAACGAGCCACCATAGTAGTGTGCAAGGACGTGCACTTACACACAGAGAGTTTATTCCAGCCAGCGACACGCGTCCTAAGGCTAGGGTACTGATTATTAGCGGAGTGCATGGTGATGAGTTTTCAGCGATCAGCATTGGCTATTTGTGGATGCAAACCATGCTGGCAAATCCAGAGGCTATAGCGCATCATTGGTTGTTTTTACCCCTAGCCAATCCAGATGGTCTCTATCGCCAACCCTCTACTCGCACCAATGCGAACAATGTTGATTTAAACCGCAATTTTCCAACTCCGGACTGGGACGAGCTCGCTATCAAGTTTTGGGAAAGCCATACACGTCGAAACGCTCGCCGTTATCCTGGCCCAGCGGCTGGCAGCGAGCCTGAAACCCAATGGCAAATTGAAATTATTAAAACCTTTCAACCCGATGCCATTATTTCTATTCACGCTCCTTACGGATTATTAGACTATGACGGCCCTGACTTTGCGCGTCCTGACCGGATGGGGCACCTCAAGTTACAACAACTAGGGACTTTTCCAGGTTCATTAGGCCGTTATGCAGGCGAACACCTAAATATACCTGTACTTACCATTGAATTAGAAGCAGCGGGTAGGCTACCAAATCAACAAGAAATCATGCAGATTTGGCAGGACATGGTAGATTGGATTGATGCAAAGCTTGAAACTTACGAAGCGGACTTTTAA
- the uvrB gene encoding excinuclease ABC subunit UvrB — protein MAKAFELVSHYQPAGDQPAAIAGLVEGLQDGEAYQTLLGVTGSGKTFTMANVIQQVKRPTIIMAHNKTLAAQLYGEMKGFFPKNAVEYFVSYYDYYQPEAYVPASDTYIAKDAAVNEQIEQLRLSATKALMEREDVILIATVSAIYGLGDPDQYLSMMLQLRLGDKISQRDILARLATMQYSRNDIEMYRGMFRVRGDVVDVYPAEAEQYAVRIELFDDEVERLSWFDPLTGEQVAKVTRISVYPKSHYVTPRERVLETIDQVKIELKARLEELRSLNKLVEAQRLEERTRMDIEMMLELGYCQGIENYSRYLSGRGPGEAPPTLIDYLPKNALMIIDESHVTIPQIGGMYKGDRSRKENLVNYGFRLPSAMDNRPMKFEEFEQLMPQTIFVSATPAAYEFEHSSKIVEQVVRPTGLVDPVLEVRPATTQVDDLLGEIRLCVAKAERVLVTTLTKRMAEDLTDYLEDHQVRVRYLHSDIDTVERIEIIRDLRQGEFDVLVGINLLREGLDIPEVALVAILDADKEGFLRSERSLIQTIGRAARNTEGRAILYADKITKSMQKAMDESLRRREKQLAFNETHGITPTALNKKVTDILEHSPYASKAGRTSQRSAMVAEANGDFDVASIALLKPAELAKKIKQTEKQMYEAAKALDFELAAQLRDQVKQLKAGMVGVGDLR, from the coding sequence ATGGCAAAAGCGTTTGAATTGGTATCACATTATCAACCTGCGGGCGACCAACCCGCTGCGATAGCAGGCCTGGTAGAAGGTCTGCAGGATGGCGAAGCCTATCAAACGCTGCTTGGGGTGACCGGGTCGGGTAAGACCTTTACCATGGCGAATGTGATTCAGCAGGTTAAGCGTCCAACTATTATTATGGCGCATAATAAAACCTTGGCTGCGCAGTTGTATGGTGAGATGAAAGGGTTTTTCCCTAAAAATGCGGTCGAATATTTTGTTTCTTACTATGATTATTATCAGCCGGAGGCCTATGTGCCGGCATCAGATACCTATATTGCCAAAGATGCGGCGGTCAATGAGCAGATTGAGCAGTTGCGTTTGTCGGCCACCAAGGCGCTGATGGAGCGTGAAGATGTGATTTTGATTGCCACGGTGTCAGCGATTTATGGTCTGGGGGACCCGGACCAATATTTGAGCATGATGCTGCAACTGCGCCTGGGCGATAAAATCAGCCAACGTGATATTTTGGCGCGTTTAGCGACCATGCAGTACAGTCGAAACGATATTGAAATGTATCGCGGTATGTTCCGGGTGCGTGGTGACGTGGTGGATGTCTATCCAGCTGAAGCTGAACAGTATGCGGTGCGGATTGAACTGTTTGATGACGAGGTAGAGCGTTTGAGTTGGTTTGACCCGCTCACCGGTGAGCAGGTTGCTAAGGTGACGCGTATTAGCGTTTATCCAAAATCTCACTATGTTACGCCGCGAGAGCGCGTGCTTGAAACCATTGATCAGGTCAAAATTGAGTTGAAGGCTCGGTTGGAGGAGTTACGCAGTTTAAATAAACTGGTTGAAGCGCAGCGGCTTGAAGAGCGCACGCGCATGGACATCGAGATGATGTTGGAGCTAGGCTATTGTCAGGGGATAGAAAATTATTCGCGTTATTTGTCGGGGCGGGGTCCGGGCGAAGCACCACCGACTTTAATTGATTATTTGCCTAAAAATGCTTTGATGATTATTGATGAAAGCCATGTCACTATTCCGCAAATTGGCGGCATGTATAAAGGTGACCGTTCGCGTAAAGAAAATTTGGTTAACTATGGTTTTCGACTGCCTTCGGCGATGGATAATCGCCCGATGAAGTTTGAAGAATTCGAACAGTTAATGCCGCAAACCATCTTTGTTTCAGCGACCCCTGCGGCTTATGAGTTTGAACACAGCTCGAAAATTGTTGAGCAGGTGGTGCGCCCAACAGGCCTGGTGGACCCGGTGCTTGAAGTGCGCCCCGCCACCACTCAGGTTGATGATTTGCTCGGTGAAATTCGATTGTGTGTGGCCAAGGCTGAGCGGGTGCTGGTGACGACCTTAACCAAACGCATGGCCGAAGATTTAACCGATTATTTAGAAGATCACCAGGTGCGGGTGCGTTACTTGCATTCCGATATTGATACCGTTGAGCGGATTGAAATTATTCGTGATTTACGTCAGGGCGAATTTGATGTGTTGGTCGGTATTAACCTATTGCGAGAGGGGCTAGATATTCCCGAAGTGGCATTAGTGGCGATTTTGGATGCCGATAAGGAGGGCTTTTTGCGCTCCGAACGGTCGTTGATTCAAACGATTGGGCGCGCCGCACGTAATACCGAAGGGCGGGCGATTTTGTATGCCGATAAAATCACCAAGTCAATGCAAAAGGCGATGGATGAATCCTTGCGTCGCCGTGAAAAACAATTAGCCTTTAACGAGACGCACGGCATTACCCCGACGGCTTTAAATAAAAAAGTGACCGATATTTTAGAGCACTCGCCCTATGCCTCCAAAGCCGGGCGCACTAGCCAGCGGAGTGCAATGGTGGCTGAAGCGAATGGCGACTTTGATGTTGCGTCTATTGCGCTGCTAAAACCGGCTGAGCTAGCGAAAAAGATCAAGCAAACTGAAAAGCAGATGTATGAAGCGGCGAAAGCGCTCGATTTTGAGCTGGCGGCGCAGTTGCGTGATCAAGTTAAACAGTTAAAGGCAGGCATGGTTGGCGTGGGCGATTTAAGGTAA
- a CDS encoding tetratricopeptide repeat protein: protein MKSFAIKFLSIVSVAFAISPAFASLASTDEEAANRVLVIERHIIDGEFDLALSKLENDQITVFHQQYLRGWMFVKQQQYAQAKEIWLPLWELHQDKLELGNNLAAVLIALGEYDFAKRVLETSLQQDQDIASALGNLNNLYSFLAQQAYASIFRRIEATPPKATWLHLTAQTATFTPPQIVIADQSDIGPDVMRALVSWRQAWSNQQVDNYLKAYSERFIPANGQSLQDWRRARQRNVSRPSFIDVQLEDIRIMPINDQLARVEFLQNYRSNVISSRTNKVLLFENNGQDWQIIQEIVLNED from the coding sequence ATGAAAAGTTTTGCCATCAAATTTTTAAGCATTGTTAGTGTGGCCTTTGCGATATCGCCTGCTTTTGCTAGCCTAGCCTCTACTGATGAAGAAGCTGCTAATAGGGTGCTTGTGATCGAACGTCACATCATCGATGGTGAATTTGATCTAGCCTTGAGCAAGTTAGAAAATGATCAGATAACTGTCTTTCACCAGCAGTATTTGCGCGGCTGGATGTTCGTTAAGCAGCAGCAGTACGCGCAAGCTAAAGAAATTTGGCTACCTTTATGGGAATTGCATCAAGATAAACTTGAGCTGGGCAATAACTTAGCGGCTGTGCTAATCGCTTTAGGTGAATATGATTTTGCCAAGCGAGTCTTGGAAACAAGCTTACAGCAGGATCAAGACATTGCGAGTGCGCTTGGCAACCTGAATAACTTGTATAGTTTTTTGGCACAACAGGCCTATGCGAGTATCTTTCGTCGTATTGAAGCGACCCCTCCCAAAGCGACATGGTTGCATTTGACTGCGCAAACGGCCACCTTCACGCCTCCGCAAATTGTGATCGCTGATCAGTCTGATATTGGGCCAGATGTGATGCGGGCGTTGGTGTCTTGGCGCCAAGCCTGGAGTAATCAACAGGTTGATAATTACTTAAAGGCTTACAGTGAACGTTTTATCCCCGCTAATGGTCAAAGCCTACAGGACTGGCGACGTGCTAGACAGCGTAATGTTTCGCGTCCAAGTTTTATTGACGTTCAATTAGAAGATATTCGTATTATGCCGATTAATGACCAATTGGCTCGCGTAGAGTTTTTACAAAACTACCGTTCAAACGTTATCAGTAGTCGAACTAATAAAGTACTGTTGTTTGAAAACAACGGTCAAGATTGGCAAATTATTCAGGAAATTGTGTTAAATGAAGACTAA